The following proteins are encoded in a genomic region of Gimesia algae:
- a CDS encoding STAS domain-containing protein, which produces MVDQFEIFKVELCGPNLIVIPQGSTLHFLYSNVQIESNKVLKLLSSPELKNVIVDLFKVNHLDSIIISSLIRLLQHARQTGGQAVFCNACENMQDLLRCIKVGSYWPLFESREAAIQGVSSLS; this is translated from the coding sequence ATGGTAGATCAATTTGAAATTTTTAAAGTGGAACTGTGTGGTCCCAACCTGATTGTCATTCCTCAGGGATCCACACTTCATTTTTTATACAGCAACGTTCAGATCGAATCGAACAAGGTATTAAAACTCCTCAGTTCGCCGGAATTAAAGAATGTCATTGTCGATCTTTTCAAAGTCAATCATTTGGATTCCATCATTATCAGTTCGCTCATTCGTCTTCTGCAACATGCAAGGCAGACCGGAGGACAGGCCGTCTTCTGCAATGCCTGCGAAAATATGCAGGACCTGCTCCGATGCATTAAAGTAGGATCCTATTGGCCTCTGTTCGAGTCACGCGAGGCTGCAATCCAAGGCGTCTCCTCTCTGTCATAA
- a CDS encoding protein kinase domain-containing protein, with protein sequence MVESNSSICPNLMEISDYSLGKLDFTQIETLSSHFNICEVCRDKLERLDDEPDELINRLRVPPLSIGQISLEYEIGSGGMGRVFKGYDARLIRPVAVKLINTERQKEWKDLAERFEREVQILARVESPFVVKALFAGEENGFTYFVQEYVDGKNLKERMDELRFSMPARASASIVYQVASGLTAVHKLGIVHRDIHPGNLLLNTRGFVQIADFGLAFEEGRSDGSELTSMRQGFGQVNYVAPEQWNSARNATSSSDIYSLGCIWFFLITGLPLNRNPKTLEIIHPSSQFQMISRADRKLLISMLHQNPQLRPTAENVVAALKSRVGTVNSVEDILKKQSDHAPAKWKRTALFSSATLIALCFLLYLVLLPGENNISQDVRPTASTVGPPLPESNPVPQDPFALRFDGVDDFVETPFVYDDGDPVTFEVWLTPDCVKEPRSMEIVSNAETAGIALKLYEGTRPQFLFHQGTTYAAHNRAKPISCGSLIHLAGVYDGISICVYVNGKKQGLSFPVRQRHRQSPIPIHLGANPDPALIGRTIAEKSRCFAGLLHQCRFSKGAIYQADFAPEKLLSSTDSTILLYHFNTDTGEIAKDKSGNEHDGKIVGATWEKYDPLDIPEKKEQYQWHAERPDPVLVNDSPARIQELQRAWAEHLKLPAQIAVPVGENVNIDLVLIPPGEFMLGTLEETLQKPDPPSIPDGPNPRKLTADLPQQLARITSPYYLSKTEISRKQFRNFVSQTRYTTDAEIDRSGGSDFKSTQNNSQITWASDLDGALSEDHPVANLSWYDANNYCGWLTRNQSRFVFSLPAEAQWEYACRAGTTSNWYTSAESELSKYAWFQSTTTHPCGQLQPNAFGLLDMHGNVSEWCQDYFSDKDSFSNSVNNPSEPNTGVHRIIRGGSAGGEAEHCRSAAREGLKPILRDALTGFRVCAKIRSLTADVEKRDQFSLHFNGTDDYAEATYEYRNPAAPLTIECWVNIPEATIKDQFASSVIFDLHSHMRAFFCVLRNHRIHMYFHEGEWVWHSFSAEISSGKHHIAGVFDGTTLNTFVDGSIPEKVTKNPAQRVARFLRSTFRIGSGSTYENSQHRGFQGNVSQFRISEQEVYHNEFQPPPLLTKRYSTVVLYRFEEGKGKVLHDLSGMFNHARISGAEWSVNLQPDKQLTSRGVQFDGDDWIEAKFPDQSTDNFTIEAWVSPETKKKLAHQLIFQLGNLSLKYHVNNGEYWTWSLLDPHSQEIPVSAVSSKDIALNHPVHIACHWNGPSWRMFVNGLPCRTLRMRGVQKERLAEIISTSLNNKLLIGGTSPTENVQSHCFEGKIHAFRISGVERYRNSFTPQNRFAVDQETLLLYRFDGNTDETVQDSSGNSFHGILHGANGLLQ encoded by the coding sequence GTGGTTGAGTCAAACTCTTCTATTTGCCCGAATCTCATGGAGATCTCAGATTACAGCCTGGGCAAACTCGATTTTACTCAAATTGAAACTCTCTCCAGCCATTTCAATATCTGCGAGGTTTGTCGAGATAAACTCGAAAGACTGGACGATGAACCCGATGAACTGATCAACCGACTCAGAGTGCCCCCACTCTCGATTGGCCAGATCTCGCTCGAATACGAGATCGGCTCAGGGGGGATGGGTCGCGTTTTTAAAGGTTACGACGCAAGGCTGATCCGACCGGTTGCTGTGAAACTCATCAACACGGAACGGCAAAAAGAATGGAAAGATCTGGCTGAGCGATTTGAACGGGAAGTGCAAATACTGGCGAGGGTGGAATCCCCTTTTGTCGTGAAAGCGCTCTTTGCGGGTGAAGAAAACGGATTCACCTATTTTGTACAAGAGTACGTGGACGGCAAAAATCTGAAAGAGAGAATGGATGAGTTGCGCTTTTCCATGCCCGCGCGCGCCTCGGCCAGTATCGTGTATCAGGTCGCTTCCGGGCTCACTGCAGTACACAAACTGGGGATCGTTCATCGAGATATCCACCCGGGAAACCTCCTGCTCAATACCCGGGGATTCGTTCAGATTGCCGACTTCGGACTGGCCTTTGAAGAAGGCCGATCGGACGGCTCGGAATTAACCTCGATGCGACAAGGCTTCGGGCAGGTCAATTATGTTGCCCCGGAACAATGGAATTCAGCACGCAACGCCACATCAAGTTCGGACATCTATTCCCTCGGATGCATCTGGTTTTTCCTGATCACAGGGCTCCCTCTCAATCGGAATCCGAAAACACTGGAAATTATTCATCCGTCCAGCCAGTTCCAGATGATCAGTCGGGCAGATCGAAAACTGTTGATATCCATGCTGCATCAGAACCCTCAGTTGAGACCAACTGCGGAGAATGTCGTAGCTGCATTAAAGAGCCGGGTGGGGACTGTCAATTCTGTTGAAGACATCCTGAAAAAACAGTCAGATCATGCTCCCGCAAAATGGAAACGGACTGCGTTATTTTCATCAGCAACACTAATCGCCTTATGTTTTCTCCTGTATCTGGTATTGCTTCCCGGTGAGAACAACATCTCCCAGGATGTCAGACCCACTGCATCTACAGTTGGACCACCTCTTCCGGAATCGAATCCTGTCCCGCAGGATCCGTTCGCACTCAGGTTTGATGGCGTCGATGATTTTGTGGAAACTCCTTTTGTATACGATGATGGTGACCCTGTCACTTTTGAAGTCTGGCTCACCCCAGATTGTGTAAAAGAGCCACGATCGATGGAAATCGTCTCGAACGCCGAGACTGCGGGGATCGCATTAAAACTTTATGAGGGAACCAGGCCTCAATTTCTATTTCATCAGGGAACCACTTATGCGGCACATAACAGAGCCAAACCAATTAGCTGCGGCAGCCTGATCCATCTCGCCGGCGTGTATGACGGCATCAGCATTTGTGTGTATGTCAACGGAAAGAAACAGGGGCTGAGCTTCCCTGTGAGACAAAGACATCGACAATCCCCCATTCCCATTCATCTCGGTGCCAATCCGGACCCGGCTCTGATTGGACGTACGATTGCAGAAAAGAGTCGCTGTTTTGCAGGTTTACTCCACCAATGTCGCTTCTCGAAAGGGGCCATCTATCAGGCTGACTTTGCACCGGAAAAACTGCTTTCATCCACGGATTCCACCATTCTCCTGTATCACTTCAACACAGATACTGGCGAGATTGCGAAAGATAAAAGTGGAAACGAGCATGATGGAAAGATTGTCGGAGCGACCTGGGAAAAATACGACCCCCTGGATATTCCTGAGAAAAAGGAGCAGTATCAATGGCACGCCGAACGACCAGATCCTGTCCTGGTAAACGATAGCCCCGCTCGCATCCAGGAACTCCAACGGGCCTGGGCAGAGCATCTGAAACTTCCCGCACAGATAGCAGTTCCTGTAGGAGAAAATGTTAATATCGATCTGGTATTGATTCCACCGGGTGAATTTATGCTGGGTACCCTCGAAGAGACACTCCAGAAGCCGGATCCTCCATCCATTCCCGATGGTCCCAATCCCCGAAAGTTAACTGCTGATCTGCCTCAGCAGCTGGCACGAATTACAAGCCCCTACTATCTCAGCAAGACTGAAATTTCACGAAAACAGTTTCGCAATTTTGTCAGTCAGACCCGTTACACGACGGACGCGGAAATTGACAGATCAGGCGGCTCTGACTTTAAGTCAACCCAAAATAATTCCCAGATCACCTGGGCCAGTGACCTGGATGGCGCACTGAGTGAAGACCATCCCGTTGCCAATCTGAGCTGGTATGACGCAAATAATTATTGTGGATGGTTAACCCGTAACCAGTCTCGATTTGTGTTCAGCTTGCCAGCAGAAGCACAATGGGAATACGCCTGCCGCGCGGGAACGACTTCAAACTGGTACACATCCGCTGAATCAGAGCTATCGAAGTATGCCTGGTTTCAATCGACGACAACTCATCCCTGTGGCCAGCTTCAACCCAATGCATTTGGTCTGTTAGATATGCATGGAAACGTCTCAGAATGGTGTCAGGACTATTTCTCAGACAAGGACAGTTTCTCCAACTCGGTGAATAATCCCTCGGAACCCAACACTGGTGTCCATCGCATCATTCGAGGTGGTTCCGCCGGTGGGGAAGCAGAACATTGCCGCTCTGCTGCTCGTGAAGGCCTTAAACCGATTTTACGTGATGCACTGACTGGTTTCCGTGTTTGCGCCAAAATCAGATCCCTGACCGCTGACGTGGAAAAGCGGGACCAGTTTTCATTACACTTCAATGGGACGGATGATTATGCGGAAGCGACCTATGAATATCGAAATCCGGCTGCCCCACTGACAATCGAATGCTGGGTTAATATTCCCGAAGCAACAATCAAAGACCAGTTTGCCTCATCGGTCATCTTTGATCTCCATTCCCACATGCGCGCGTTTTTCTGCGTACTTCGAAATCACCGCATCCATATGTATTTTCACGAAGGCGAATGGGTCTGGCACTCCTTCTCAGCTGAAATATCATCAGGCAAACACCACATCGCAGGTGTGTTCGATGGAACAACGCTGAACACATTTGTTGACGGCAGTATTCCTGAAAAGGTAACAAAGAACCCGGCACAGCGCGTAGCGCGATTTTTAAGATCGACCTTTCGGATCGGTTCCGGTTCGACTTATGAGAATTCGCAGCACCGTGGATTTCAGGGAAATGTTTCCCAATTTCGGATCAGTGAACAGGAGGTTTATCACAACGAATTCCAGCCTCCCCCCCTGCTCACAAAACGTTATTCGACAGTCGTTTTATATCGATTTGAAGAAGGGAAAGGAAAAGTCCTGCATGACCTCAGCGGTATGTTTAATCATGCAAGAATTTCGGGAGCCGAATGGTCCGTCAATTTGCAACCCGACAAACAACTTACCAGTCGGGGAGTTCAATTTGATGGCGACGACTGGATCGAAGCGAAATTTCCTGATCAATCTACAGATAATTTCACGATTGAAGCCTGGGTCTCACCTGAAACAAAAAAGAAACTCGCTCATCAGCTGATCTTTCAGCTCGGCAATCTCAGCCTGAAATATCATGTCAATAACGGCGAATACTGGACCTGGTCTCTGCTGGACCCACACTCCCAGGAAATCCCTGTCTCCGCAGTTTCCAGCAAGGATATCGCCCTGAATCATCCTGTGCATATCGCGTGTCACTGGAATGGTCCATCGTGGAGAATGTTTGTAAATGGACTGCCCTGCCGCACGCTTCGGATGCGTGGCGTGCAGAAGGAACGCCTGGCAGAAATCATCAGTACAAGCCTTAATAATAAATTACTGATTGGCGGCACTTCCCCCACAGAAAACGTTCAGTCCCATTGCTTTGAAGGTAAAATCCATGCTTTTAGAATATCCGGTGTGGAACGCTATAGAAATTCGTTTACACCTCAGAATAGATTTGCAGTCGATCAAGAGACACTTCTCCTCTACCGCTTTGATGGAAATACGGATGAAACAGTACAAGACTCATCCGGCAATAGTTTTCATGGAATTCTGCATGGCGCTAACGGGCTCCTCCAATGA
- a CDS encoding SMP-30/gluconolactonase/LRE family protein — translation MKAFFVLTLAAMSLMSNIALAQKSSTKPFQAGKPLGAVNEAGKFVPLSDNVKVYGSFRFAESCVYDATRDLIVVMNAGVPQTQEENDGYVSLLNPDGSVHTTKWIGATRDGLTLNHPLGSAIHNGTLYTADINVVRTFDLATGKPGKAYPVEGSTFLNGIAVNKEGTIFVSNSRPEFRVYQITADGKVSLFVDGDPLNIPNGVAIDADGNVVVVNVGNNDVMTFDPASGKLIRTEHAAEGGNDGLVILPDGTKYVSSVRFGSVSKISPGKPAEVIASGIPSAASMGYDSKHKQLIIPMNNNNAVAFLKLKD, via the coding sequence ATGAAAGCGTTCTTTGTATTGACCCTCGCCGCGATGTCCCTGATGAGCAACATCGCTCTCGCACAGAAATCTTCGACGAAACCGTTTCAGGCGGGAAAACCACTGGGAGCCGTCAACGAAGCCGGCAAGTTCGTTCCCCTCTCGGACAACGTAAAAGTCTATGGCAGTTTCCGTTTTGCTGAAAGCTGTGTTTACGATGCGACCCGCGATCTGATTGTCGTCATGAATGCCGGAGTACCGCAAACCCAGGAGGAAAATGATGGCTACGTCTCACTGTTGAACCCGGACGGATCTGTTCACACTACGAAATGGATTGGCGCGACGCGCGACGGACTAACGCTCAACCATCCGCTCGGCAGCGCGATTCATAACGGGACCCTGTATACCGCTGACATCAACGTGGTCCGCACGTTTGATCTCGCAACCGGCAAGCCGGGCAAAGCCTACCCGGTAGAAGGTTCCACATTTCTGAACGGCATCGCCGTCAATAAGGAAGGAACCATCTTTGTTTCCAATTCGCGTCCCGAGTTCCGCGTCTATCAAATCACGGCCGACGGCAAAGTTTCGCTCTTTGTAGACGGTGATCCGCTCAACATCCCCAACGGCGTCGCCATTGATGCGGACGGGAACGTCGTGGTCGTGAACGTCGGTAACAACGATGTGATGACCTTCGATCCTGCCAGTGGAAAACTGATCCGCACCGAACATGCCGCCGAAGGGGGCAACGATGGACTGGTGATTCTCCCGGATGGAACAAAGTATGTCAGCAGTGTCCGATTCGGGAGCGTTTCCAAGATCAGCCCCGGTAAACCCGCCGAGGTCATTGCCTCGGGAATCCCCAGCGCCGCTTCGATGGGATACGATTCAAAACACAAGCAGTTGATCATTCCGATGAATAACAATAACGCCGTGGCGTTTCTCAAGCTGAAGGACTAA
- a CDS encoding mandelate racemase/muconate lactonizing enzyme family protein, with protein MSVTHTNRRELLQKGALLAAGCLAGGPAVLRSAEPEPQADPPKLKITGVKTYLLQHKLKRPFGVSVSVPLDQFRKTLLVKIETDAGLIGWGETAPVGGARGTIDDQIGPRLIGQNPLEQRKLWRMMWGPNFGNALAVAALDMAINDVRGQALNLSVAELFGGRLRDRVPAYASAMNYLEDEQPEEQYPREAEQLVKQGFKALKMRIGRYPVFREAAVAAAVREAVGLDIKLMADGNAAYTLSSALQMGEVLHDLNFEYFEEPLPQSPHYAGYEELRRKLPLPLAAGEGVDSRGSAKELIDRQCMHIIQPDVSLCGGIGEALFISELAALSGIRCIPHCWGGAILIAATVQTLSLMPDPHWGFPTDTPMLELDQSENPWRTEIVKEPFQLKEGFVNVPTRPGLGIEVNEEIVKRYAI; from the coding sequence ATGTCCGTAACGCATACGAATCGGCGGGAGTTGCTGCAGAAGGGGGCGCTGCTGGCGGCCGGTTGTCTTGCCGGGGGGCCGGCTGTCTTGCGATCTGCTGAACCGGAACCGCAGGCAGACCCGCCGAAACTGAAGATTACCGGCGTCAAAACCTATCTCCTGCAACATAAACTGAAGCGTCCTTTTGGCGTTTCAGTTTCGGTTCCCCTCGATCAATTCCGGAAGACGCTGTTAGTCAAAATTGAGACTGACGCCGGGTTGATCGGTTGGGGGGAAACGGCTCCGGTCGGAGGTGCCCGCGGGACGATCGACGATCAAATCGGACCACGGCTGATCGGTCAGAATCCGCTGGAACAACGAAAATTGTGGCGGATGATGTGGGGACCGAATTTCGGCAATGCGCTGGCGGTGGCCGCGCTGGATATGGCGATCAACGATGTCCGCGGACAGGCATTGAATCTGTCGGTCGCAGAATTGTTTGGCGGCAGACTCCGCGACCGCGTTCCCGCGTATGCCTCGGCGATGAACTACCTGGAAGATGAACAGCCGGAAGAACAGTATCCTCGCGAAGCGGAACAACTGGTAAAGCAGGGGTTCAAGGCTTTGAAGATGCGAATCGGTCGTTATCCGGTGTTTCGCGAGGCGGCGGTCGCTGCTGCAGTTCGTGAAGCAGTCGGGCTTGATATCAAATTAATGGCGGACGGAAACGCCGCTTATACGCTTTCGTCGGCACTGCAGATGGGAGAGGTACTGCACGATCTGAATTTTGAATATTTTGAAGAGCCCCTGCCGCAATCTCCCCACTATGCCGGTTACGAAGAACTGAGACGCAAGCTCCCTCTGCCTCTGGCGGCCGGTGAAGGCGTTGATTCGCGGGGCAGCGCTAAAGAACTGATCGACCGGCAGTGCATGCACATCATCCAGCCGGACGTCAGTCTGTGCGGCGGGATCGGCGAAGCCCTGTTTATCTCTGAACTGGCGGCGCTGTCAGGAATCCGTTGTATCCCGCATTGCTGGGGAGGAGCGATTCTGATCGCGGCGACCGTGCAGACACTGTCACTGATGCCTGATCCCCACTGGGGCTTTCCCACCGATACCCCCATGCTGGAACTGGATCAGTCGGAGAATCCCTGGCGGACTGAGATCGTCAAAGAACCATTCCAGTTAAAGGAGGGGTTTGTGAACGTTCCCACCCGACCCGGACTCGGCATCGAAGTGAACGAAGAAATCGTCAAGCGGTATGCGATTTAA